The proteins below are encoded in one region of Amycolatopsis magusensis:
- a CDS encoding transketolase-like TK C-terminal-containing protein: protein MTTAQRGPAADVETLKRIEERLLWLSSAVIHHANRVRPNPSGLKVGGHQASSASMVSVMTALWFRHLRPEDRVSVKPHASPVLHAINYLLGDLDAAYLPRLREFGGLQSYPSRAKDPDQVDYSTGSVGIGATAPIWGAVSRRYVDSAFGTAGTGRQYSLVGDAELDEGAVWEAVLDPAVAELGEIVWVVDLNRQSLDRVVPNIAAAKLQHMFAAAGWQVVTVKYGRLIQELFARPGGEELRHRIDTMSNPEYQRLLRCDAAEVRRRLPGAGPDAGRITALLSEVDDSALLAAVANLGGHDQVALDEAFESIEDTRPTVIFAYTVKGYGLATKGHPQNHSALLSEPQMRELADRLGADLDDPWAVFPPESAEQRLCAETAARLARPRVEQHAPPEVPVDFGRTPSGTATTQAALGRVLLDLSRAAPEASRRVVTVSPDVSSTTNLGGWVNKVGVWSSAERTDWFADDAETILHWREKPTGQHIELGIAEVNLVSLLGELGTTWSRWGEPLLPIGVLYDPFVERALEPWSYGIYAGGQSILVGTPSGVSLAPEGGAHQSIKTPSIGLEQPGCVSYETAFAIDTEWALLACLAQLGRPDGTSAYLRLSTRPVDQSLASVPADPAARERRRRQVVAGAYTLRRTEKPQVTIAAMGAIVPEALAAAARLDQVGVAADVVCVTSPDLLYRAVRARQGHEAADTWILDQVFPADRATPLVTALDGHPHTLSFLATINRVATTALGVTRFGQSGSLEDVYRHHGLDTDSLVRAALDLG, encoded by the coding sequence ATGACAACGGCCCAGCGCGGCCCCGCCGCCGACGTCGAGACGCTGAAGCGGATCGAGGAGCGGCTGCTGTGGCTCTCGTCGGCCGTCATCCACCACGCCAACCGGGTGCGGCCGAACCCCTCGGGCCTCAAGGTCGGCGGCCACCAGGCGTCCTCCGCCTCGATGGTGTCGGTGATGACCGCGCTGTGGTTCCGCCACCTGCGCCCCGAGGACCGGGTCTCGGTGAAGCCCCACGCGTCCCCGGTGCTGCACGCGATCAACTACCTCCTCGGCGACCTCGACGCCGCCTACCTGCCCCGCCTGCGGGAGTTCGGCGGCCTGCAGAGCTATCCCAGCCGGGCGAAGGACCCCGACCAGGTCGACTACTCGACGGGCTCGGTCGGCATCGGCGCGACGGCCCCGATCTGGGGCGCGGTTTCGCGCCGGTACGTCGATTCGGCGTTCGGCACCGCCGGGACCGGGCGCCAGTACTCGCTGGTGGGCGATGCCGAACTGGACGAGGGCGCGGTGTGGGAGGCGGTGCTCGACCCGGCCGTCGCCGAGCTGGGCGAGATCGTCTGGGTGGTCGACCTCAACCGCCAGTCGCTGGACCGCGTGGTGCCGAACATCGCCGCCGCCAAGCTGCAGCACATGTTCGCCGCGGCGGGCTGGCAGGTCGTCACGGTGAAGTACGGGCGCCTGATCCAGGAGCTGTTCGCCCGGCCAGGAGGCGAGGAACTCCGGCACCGGATCGACACCATGTCCAACCCGGAGTACCAGCGGCTCCTGCGCTGCGACGCCGCCGAAGTCCGCCGCCGCCTGCCCGGTGCCGGACCGGACGCCGGGCGGATCACCGCCCTGCTGTCCGAAGTGGACGATTCGGCGCTGCTGGCGGCCGTGGCCAACCTCGGCGGGCACGACCAGGTGGCGCTCGACGAGGCCTTCGAGTCCATCGAGGACACCCGGCCGACGGTGATCTTCGCCTACACCGTCAAGGGTTACGGCCTGGCCACCAAGGGGCACCCGCAGAACCACTCGGCACTGCTGTCCGAGCCGCAGATGCGCGAACTCGCCGACCGGCTGGGCGCGGACCTGGACGACCCGTGGGCGGTGTTCCCGCCGGAAAGCGCCGAGCAGCGGCTGTGCGCCGAGACCGCCGCGCGGCTGGCCAGGCCGCGGGTGGAGCAGCACGCGCCGCCCGAGGTACCGGTCGACTTCGGCCGGACGCCGTCCGGCACGGCGACCACCCAGGCGGCGCTGGGCCGGGTGCTGCTCGACCTCAGCCGCGCGGCTCCCGAAGCGTCCCGGCGTGTGGTGACCGTGAGCCCCGACGTCAGCTCCACGACCAACCTCGGCGGCTGGGTCAACAAGGTCGGTGTCTGGTCGTCGGCCGAGCGCACCGACTGGTTCGCCGACGACGCCGAGACCATCCTGCACTGGCGCGAGAAGCCGACCGGGCAGCACATCGAACTGGGCATCGCCGAGGTCAACCTGGTCAGCCTGCTCGGGGAACTGGGCACGACCTGGAGCCGCTGGGGCGAACCCCTGCTGCCCATCGGCGTGCTGTACGACCCGTTCGTCGAGCGGGCGCTGGAGCCGTGGTCCTACGGCATCTACGCCGGTGGGCAGTCGATCCTGGTCGGCACGCCGTCGGGCGTGTCGCTGGCCCCGGAAGGCGGCGCGCACCAGTCGATCAAGACCCCGTCGATCGGGCTGGAGCAACCCGGCTGCGTGAGCTACGAGACCGCGTTCGCGATCGACACGGAGTGGGCGCTGCTGGCCTGCCTCGCCCAGCTGGGGCGCCCGGACGGCACCTCGGCCTACCTGCGCCTGTCCACCCGGCCGGTCGACCAGAGCCTGGCGTCGGTGCCCGCCGATCCCGCCGCCCGTGAACGGCGCCGCAGGCAGGTCGTCGCCGGGGCGTACACCCTGCGCCGCACGGAAAAGCCGCAGGTCACCATCGCGGCCATGGGTGCGATCGTGCCCGAGGCGCTGGCCGCGGCCGCCCGGCTCGACCAGGTCGGGGTGGCCGCCGACGTGGTGTGCGTGACCAGTCCCGACCTGCTCTACCGGGCCGTCCGCGCCCGGCAGGGCCACGAAGCGGCGGACACCTGGATCCTGGACCAGGTCTTCCCCGCCGACCGCGCGACCCCGCTGGTGACCGCTTTGGACGGACACCCGCACACGCTGTCGTTCCTGGCCACGATCAACCGCGTCGCCACCACCGCGCTCGGCGTCACGCGGTTCGGCCAGTCCGGCTCCCTGGAGGACGTCTACCGCCACCACGGTCTCGACACCGACTCGCTCGTCCGGGCGGCCCTCGACCTGGGGTAG
- a CDS encoding family 16 glycoside hydrolase — MRLFVALLAVALAVGVPAPASAQPGIPPQEPGVTMRVFDVQVPLEDYCTLKPSQTPNIDKLMPTIDWTTTEHFGIADRFVTEVIANLDVTTAGRHDFRLTSDDGARLHIGGTQVIDHGGRHGATPKDGSIELTTGYQPLHLEHFDADFDQRLKLEWKPPGASAFTLVPTSVLSTDAGVTRVTSPGRKECEGVTESPGDGLPLTGVHPDYTVSNLRPEGFEPQVTGMDWLPDNRLAISTWGGSRESVRGEVYLLDGVTGTTDPSKVKPKKIADGLQEPMGIKYVDGTLYVSQKTGLTALVDTDGDEVTDEYRTIATWPFGGNYHEFAFGLLYRNGYFYVSTGIAMVPGGASLDPQPAANRGSTLKIDKATGKVSYVAGGLRTPNGLGWGPEGDIFVTDNQGAYLPTSKLVHIKQGRFFNHHTNPDGPYDDQPVTQPVLWLPHGEISNSPSNPLVLPDGVFAGQMVFGDVTYGGLQRAYLEKVGGEYQGAVFRMTQGLESGVSRISLGPDGAIYTGGIGSEGNWGQAGKLKYGLQKLSLTGDDAFDMLAMRAVDGGFEIEYTQPLSEGTAQDLASKYRAEQWRYVASPQYGGPKVDEETLGVTSAALSADRRTVTLKVDGLKPGRVVHVHSPRPFAAASGTELWSTEAWYTLNTLPDGTTAPPEYEAESAALAGGTGFNTNHSGYSGSGFVDRNWEPGTSTTFAVNVARGGRHDLALRYANGLNPSPNPVTKSMSLYVNGRKQKQVWLASTGAWNQWATHVESALLRTGANTIAFVYEATDSGHVNLDKLTVTPAQRTTLFDGTNLDAWEATAGGPAKWPVANGSMESLGGDIRTKEKYGDFRMHAEWYQPQYPPEQTGQARGNSGVYIQERYEIQVLESFGVNPPKNNDAGAIYTKKAPDVNAATAPGTWQSYDIIFRAARFDSTGKKVADARVSLWWNGKLVHDDVAINGSTGAGKPEDPSPGHIRLQDHGDPGDNPRFRNVWIERI; from the coding sequence ATGCGGCTGTTCGTCGCTCTGCTCGCCGTCGCGCTGGCCGTCGGGGTCCCGGCACCGGCCAGTGCCCAGCCCGGCATCCCGCCCCAGGAACCGGGGGTGACCATGCGCGTGTTCGACGTGCAGGTGCCCCTCGAGGACTACTGCACCCTCAAACCCAGTCAGACGCCGAACATCGACAAGCTGATGCCGACGATCGACTGGACCACCACCGAGCACTTCGGCATCGCCGACCGGTTCGTCACCGAGGTCATCGCCAACCTCGACGTCACCACCGCCGGCCGCCACGACTTCCGGCTCACCAGCGACGACGGCGCCCGGCTGCACATCGGCGGCACCCAGGTCATCGACCACGGCGGCCGCCACGGGGCCACGCCGAAGGACGGCTCGATCGAGCTGACCACGGGCTACCAGCCGCTGCACCTCGAGCACTTCGACGCCGACTTCGACCAGCGGCTCAAGCTGGAGTGGAAGCCGCCCGGCGCGAGCGCGTTCACCCTCGTACCCACCTCGGTGCTGAGCACCGACGCCGGCGTCACGCGGGTCACCTCTCCCGGGCGCAAGGAGTGCGAGGGCGTCACCGAATCTCCCGGCGACGGGCTGCCGCTCACCGGCGTCCACCCCGACTACACGGTGTCCAACCTGCGCCCCGAGGGCTTCGAGCCCCAGGTCACCGGCATGGACTGGCTGCCGGACAACCGGCTCGCCATCTCCACCTGGGGTGGCTCGCGGGAGTCCGTCCGCGGCGAGGTGTACCTGCTCGACGGCGTCACCGGCACCACCGACCCGTCGAAGGTCAAGCCCAAGAAGATCGCCGATGGCCTGCAGGAGCCGATGGGCATCAAGTACGTCGACGGCACGCTGTACGTGTCCCAGAAGACCGGCCTGACCGCGCTCGTCGACACCGACGGCGACGAGGTCACCGACGAGTACCGCACGATCGCGACCTGGCCCTTCGGCGGCAACTACCACGAGTTCGCCTTCGGGCTGCTCTACCGGAACGGCTACTTCTACGTCTCCACGGGCATCGCCATGGTGCCCGGCGGCGCGAGCCTCGACCCGCAGCCCGCCGCCAACCGCGGTTCCACCCTCAAGATCGACAAGGCCACCGGCAAGGTGTCCTATGTGGCCGGTGGGCTGCGCACGCCGAACGGCCTCGGCTGGGGCCCGGAAGGCGACATCTTCGTCACCGACAACCAGGGCGCCTACCTGCCGACCTCGAAGCTGGTGCACATCAAGCAGGGCCGCTTCTTCAACCACCACACCAATCCCGACGGCCCGTACGACGACCAGCCGGTGACCCAGCCGGTGCTCTGGCTGCCCCACGGGGAGATCTCGAACTCGCCGAGCAACCCGCTGGTGCTGCCCGACGGGGTGTTCGCCGGGCAGATGGTCTTCGGCGACGTGACCTACGGCGGTCTCCAGCGCGCCTACCTGGAGAAGGTCGGCGGCGAGTACCAGGGCGCGGTGTTCCGGATGACGCAGGGACTGGAGTCCGGGGTCAGCCGGATCAGCCTGGGCCCCGACGGCGCCATCTACACCGGCGGCATCGGCTCGGAGGGCAACTGGGGTCAGGCGGGCAAGCTCAAGTACGGCCTGCAGAAGCTGTCGCTCACCGGTGACGACGCGTTCGACATGCTCGCCATGCGGGCGGTCGACGGTGGTTTCGAGATCGAGTACACCCAGCCGTTGTCCGAGGGCACCGCGCAGGACCTGGCCTCGAAGTACCGGGCGGAGCAGTGGCGCTATGTCGCGTCACCGCAGTACGGCGGTCCCAAGGTGGACGAGGAGACGCTCGGCGTGACCTCGGCGGCGCTGTCCGCGGATCGCCGGACCGTGACGCTGAAGGTGGACGGGCTGAAGCCCGGACGCGTGGTGCACGTCCACTCCCCGCGCCCGTTCGCCGCGGCGTCCGGCACGGAACTGTGGAGCACCGAAGCCTGGTACACCCTGAACACGCTGCCCGACGGCACGACGGCGCCGCCGGAGTACGAAGCGGAATCGGCCGCGCTCGCGGGCGGCACCGGGTTCAACACCAACCACAGCGGCTATTCGGGCTCCGGGTTCGTCGACCGCAACTGGGAACCGGGCACCAGCACCACGTTCGCGGTGAACGTGGCGCGGGGCGGACGGCACGACCTCGCCCTGCGGTACGCGAACGGGCTCAACCCGAGCCCGAACCCGGTGACCAAGTCGATGAGCCTGTACGTCAACGGCCGCAAGCAGAAACAGGTCTGGCTCGCCAGCACGGGCGCCTGGAACCAGTGGGCGACCCACGTCGAGTCGGCGCTGTTGCGGACCGGGGCGAACACGATCGCCTTCGTCTACGAAGCCACGGACAGCGGGCACGTGAACCTCGACAAGCTCACCGTCACCCCGGCGCAGCGGACCACCCTGTTCGACGGCACGAACCTGGACGCCTGGGAAGCCACCGCGGGCGGCCCGGCGAAGTGGCCGGTGGCGAACGGCTCGATGGAGTCGCTCGGCGGGGACATCCGCACGAAGGAGAAGTACGGCGACTTCCGGATGCACGCCGAGTGGTACCAGCCGCAGTACCCGCCGGAGCAGACCGGGCAGGCCCGCGGCAACAGCGGCGTGTACATCCAGGAACGCTACGAAATCCAGGTGCTGGAGTCGTTCGGGGTGAACCCGCCGAAGAACAACGACGCCGGCGCGATCTACACGAAGAAGGCACCGGACGTGAACGCCGCGACGGCGCCGGGCACCTGGCAGAGCTACGACATCATCTTCCGGGCGGCCCGCTTCGACAGCACCGGCAAGAAGGTGGCCGACGCCCGCGTGAGCCTGTGGTGGAACGGGAAACTGGTGCACGACGACGTGGCGATCAACGGCAGCACCGGCGCGGGCAAGCCGGAAGACCCGTCGCCGGGCCACATCCGGCTGCAGGACCACGGCGATCCCGGTGACAACCCGAGGTTCCGCAACGTCTGGATCGAACGGATCTAG
- a CDS encoding alpha-amylase family glycosyl hydrolase, with amino-acid sequence MAVSRRSFVLGTGAALAGAALAPYAPAMAAPGSPSWLADAVLYQVYPQSFQDTDGDGIGDLAGIIDRLDHLRWLGVDTLWVNPVFPSPFTDGGYDIADYVRVHPRYGDEEDVSRLVDAARRRGIRVLFDLVAGHSSDQHPWFLHSLQDFTDDRYIWATPDQLPADGTLPEQFVASPGPRPGAFRMNYYATQPALNYGYARMHPDEPWRGPVDAEGPRANRAAMRSVMDHWLRLGVSGFRCDMAATLVKDDPGWVETGKLWGELRSWVGRRHPGAVLISEWGDPATSVPAGFDGDFYLPVNGPGDGAPWRSLWRDNPYFDASGGGTAKTFVDAWADATKAIGGDGHTIMPIANHDSATRLNNGVRTPEQFPAAWTFLLTWPTVPTIYYGEEIGMRAVDGLPDVEGSAGRQDNRTPMQWNSLPNAGFSTAAADQLYVPIDPDPNRPTVEAQLRDPGSLLHFVRRLLALRKRHPELGTRSGVRVFHDGYPLTYLRGDRFLVTVNPRRDPATVAVPDGRLRHAREVEGNGVRVEGETLTVDGFGYAILDLARR; translated from the coding sequence ATGGCGGTTTCCAGGCGGTCTTTCGTGCTCGGCACCGGCGCGGCGCTCGCGGGCGCGGCACTGGCGCCGTACGCACCGGCGATGGCGGCGCCCGGCTCGCCGTCCTGGCTCGCCGACGCCGTCCTCTACCAGGTCTACCCGCAGAGCTTCCAGGACACCGACGGCGACGGCATCGGTGACCTGGCCGGCATCATCGACCGGCTCGACCACCTGCGGTGGCTCGGCGTGGACACGCTCTGGGTGAACCCGGTCTTCCCTTCCCCTTTCACCGACGGCGGCTACGACATCGCCGACTACGTGCGCGTCCACCCGCGCTACGGCGACGAAGAGGACGTCTCGCGCCTGGTCGACGCCGCGCGGCGCCGGGGCATCCGCGTGCTGTTCGACCTCGTCGCCGGCCACTCGTCCGACCAGCACCCGTGGTTCCTCCACTCGCTGCAGGACTTCACCGACGACCGCTACATTTGGGCGACACCGGACCAGCTGCCCGCCGACGGCACGTTGCCCGAGCAGTTCGTCGCCTCACCAGGGCCGCGCCCCGGCGCCTTCCGGATGAACTACTACGCCACGCAGCCCGCCCTCAACTACGGCTACGCGCGCATGCACCCCGACGAGCCGTGGCGCGGTCCGGTCGACGCCGAAGGACCGCGCGCCAACCGCGCCGCCATGCGGTCGGTCATGGACCACTGGCTCCGGCTGGGCGTTTCCGGCTTCCGCTGTGACATGGCGGCGACGCTGGTCAAGGACGACCCGGGCTGGGTCGAGACCGGCAAGTTGTGGGGCGAACTGCGCTCGTGGGTGGGCCGCCGCCACCCCGGCGCCGTGCTCATCTCCGAATGGGGCGACCCCGCAACCTCGGTGCCCGCGGGCTTCGACGGCGACTTCTACCTCCCCGTCAACGGTCCCGGCGACGGTGCGCCGTGGCGGTCGCTGTGGCGGGACAACCCGTACTTCGACGCGTCCGGCGGCGGTACCGCGAAGACGTTCGTGGACGCGTGGGCCGACGCCACGAAGGCCATCGGCGGCGACGGGCACACGATCATGCCGATCGCCAACCACGACAGCGCGACCCGGCTCAACAACGGCGTCCGCACCCCGGAGCAGTTCCCCGCCGCGTGGACGTTCCTGCTCACCTGGCCGACCGTCCCGACGATCTACTACGGGGAGGAGATCGGCATGCGCGCGGTCGACGGCCTGCCCGACGTCGAGGGCAGCGCCGGGCGCCAGGACAACCGCACGCCGATGCAGTGGAACTCCCTGCCGAACGCGGGTTTCTCCACCGCGGCCGCCGACCAGCTCTACGTCCCGATCGACCCCGACCCGAACCGCCCGACCGTCGAAGCGCAACTCCGCGATCCGGGCTCACTGCTGCATTTCGTCCGGCGGCTCCTCGCGTTGCGCAAGCGGCACCCCGAGTTGGGCACGCGAAGCGGGGTCCGGGTCTTCCACGACGGCTACCCGCTGACCTACCTGCGTGGCGATCGTTTCCTCGTCACCGTCAACCCACGCCGCGATCCGGCGACGGTCGCCGTGCCCGACGGCAGGCTGCGCCACGCACGCGAGGTCGAGGGCAACGGCGTCCGCGTCGAGGGCGAAACGCTCACCGTGGATGGCTTCGGTTACGCCATCCTGGACCTGGCGCGCCGGTAG
- a CDS encoding NYN domain-containing protein: MQSRSEAGPQEDRVPDGAHPRGERLALLIDLENLVLGATATLQDLDEPIPAKALTWLCQAYGPTTIRRAYADWADPRFARYQPDLERNGVALVQRGPGPDRRDGADIRMTVDALETLVVHPSVDAFVLAGGDSDLSPLVSKLRESGKHVIGVGAETSGNARLVSACSEYQPWGSIVGSSQAE; encoded by the coding sequence ATGCAGAGCAGGAGCGAGGCCGGGCCTCAGGAAGACCGGGTGCCGGACGGGGCACACCCGCGTGGCGAGCGGCTGGCGTTGCTGATCGACCTCGAGAACCTCGTACTGGGCGCCACTGCGACGCTGCAGGACCTGGACGAGCCGATTCCGGCGAAGGCGCTGACGTGGTTGTGCCAGGCATACGGCCCGACCACGATCCGCCGCGCCTACGCCGACTGGGCCGACCCGCGCTTCGCCCGCTACCAGCCGGACCTGGAGCGCAACGGCGTCGCGCTGGTGCAACGCGGGCCCGGCCCGGACCGCCGGGACGGGGCGGACATCCGGATGACCGTGGACGCGCTGGAAACGCTCGTCGTGCACCCGTCGGTGGACGCGTTCGTCCTGGCCGGCGGGGACAGCGACCTCTCGCCCCTCGTCTCGAAGCTGCGGGAGTCCGGCAAGCACGTGATCGGCGTCGGCGCCGAGACCTCGGGCAACGCCCGGCTGGTGTCGGCGTGCTCGGAGTACCAGCCGTGGGGGTCGATCGTGGGGTCCTCGCAGGCGGAGTGA
- a CDS encoding SAM-dependent methyltransferase — translation MAETSPKAAGRVPVGVDPTRASIARVYDAMLNGKDNYEIDREVKRALLATAPELETIARDNRQWLIRVTRFLAGTIELGQIIDCGAGLPGAENTHEAASRVSSDVHVYYVDNDPLVAVHGRALLEGSDRTYFLEADLTKPDEVFAAAAEAGFDRGEPAGLMQVSTLHHVHDDLGPVEIMQRYIDQLPSGSYVAITHFFDPEDGGPLSALAGRLQEIMVSGPMGSGCFRTRSEIAAMFDGLEFVQPGLTVLPDWWPDAPGAGELLDVQRLLIGGLGRKP, via the coding sequence ATGGCGGAGACCTCCCCGAAGGCGGCCGGGCGGGTGCCGGTGGGTGTCGATCCCACCAGGGCCTCGATCGCCAGGGTGTACGACGCGATGCTCAACGGCAAGGACAACTACGAGATCGACCGCGAGGTCAAGCGCGCGCTGCTGGCCACCGCACCGGAACTGGAGACCATCGCCAGGGACAACCGGCAGTGGCTGATCCGGGTGACCCGGTTCCTGGCGGGCACGATCGAGCTCGGGCAGATCATCGACTGTGGTGCCGGACTGCCCGGCGCGGAGAACACCCACGAGGCCGCATCACGGGTCAGCAGCGACGTGCACGTCTACTACGTCGACAACGATCCGCTGGTCGCCGTGCACGGGCGCGCACTGCTCGAAGGCAGTGACCGGACCTACTTCCTCGAAGCCGATCTGACCAAGCCGGACGAGGTCTTCGCGGCCGCCGCGGAGGCGGGTTTCGACCGCGGCGAGCCCGCCGGGCTGATGCAGGTCTCCACGTTGCACCACGTGCACGACGACCTCGGGCCGGTGGAGATCATGCAGCGCTACATCGACCAGTTGCCCTCGGGCAGCTACGTCGCGATCACCCACTTCTTCGACCCCGAAGACGGCGGCCCGTTGTCCGCACTGGCCGGACGGCTGCAGGAGATCATGGTCAGCGGCCCGATGGGCTCGGGTTGTTTCCGCACCCGGTCGGAGATCGCGGCGATGTTCGACGGCCTGGAGTTCGTTCAGCCCGGCTTGACCGTCCTGCCGGACTGGTGGCCGGACGCCCCGGGCGCCGGCGAACTGCTCGACGTCCAGCGACTCCTCATCGGCGGCCTCGGCCGCAAGCCCTAG
- a CDS encoding class I SAM-dependent methyltransferase: MGKAEPRRRRGDYGFDGDFRLVPAKVQAVLIVTMFAVLLGFVVFDVITGRDGAALGGGLIVLLLAFTAASFAFTTRVGKFQVWARILAGLELRGDERLLDLGCGRGAVLLAAAELLPEGHATGVDKWRPDQTGNSPEATRRNAELECVAARVTLHTGDMTGLPFADSSFDVVVSSFAIHHIPAAAGRRAAIEEAVRVLRPGGRLVIADLGHTREYLAWLRELDIVTAERRNLGWRVWWGGPWFPSHVVTGTKSR; this comes from the coding sequence ATGGGCAAGGCCGAACCGCGCCGGCGTCGTGGGGACTACGGTTTCGACGGCGATTTCCGGTTGGTACCGGCCAAGGTCCAGGCGGTGCTCATCGTCACGATGTTCGCCGTCCTGCTGGGGTTCGTCGTGTTCGACGTCATCACCGGACGGGACGGCGCTGCCCTCGGGGGCGGCTTGATCGTCCTCCTGCTCGCCTTCACGGCCGCCTCGTTCGCCTTCACCACCCGCGTGGGCAAGTTCCAGGTGTGGGCGCGCATCCTCGCCGGCCTCGAGCTTCGCGGGGACGAGCGACTGCTCGACCTGGGGTGCGGCCGTGGCGCGGTCCTGCTCGCCGCGGCGGAACTGCTGCCCGAGGGACACGCGACCGGCGTCGACAAGTGGCGGCCCGACCAGACGGGCAACTCGCCGGAAGCCACGCGCCGCAACGCCGAACTTGAGTGCGTCGCCGCGCGGGTCACGTTGCACACCGGCGACATGACCGGCTTGCCGTTCGCGGACAGCAGTTTCGACGTCGTCGTCAGCAGTTTCGCGATCCACCACATCCCGGCCGCCGCCGGTCGCCGGGCGGCGATCGAGGAAGCGGTGCGCGTCCTGCGCCCCGGGGGCCGCCTCGTCATCGCCGACCTCGGGCACACCCGCGAGTACCTCGCCTGGTTGCGAGAGCTGGATATCGTGACGGCGGAACGCCGCAACCTCGGCTGGCGCGTGTGGTGGGGCGGCCCGTGGTTCCCGAGTCACGTGGTGACCGGCACGAAAAGCCGTTGA
- the ppk2 gene encoding polyphosphate kinase 2: MADEVDVASVFPELQEELHVDCTEEDQPVLRRADGRAIDTWRENYPLDHLMSREEYEAVKRPLQLELLKMQYWVKETGQRVVILFEGRDAAGKGGTIKRFTEHLNPRGARVVALDKPSEREQGEWYFQRYAKHLPTAGEIVLFDRSWYNRAGVERVMDYCTPEQYQLFLNQAPVFERLLVDDGVLLIKLWFSVSRSEQRTRFLIRQVDPVRQWKLSANDIESLDRWDAYTQAKVTMIRATDTESAPWTVVKANDKKRARIEAMRSVLARTPYSDRDDDVVGVPDPRIVGPAHTLLEPGEDASDLSPTPIVPDAEPEHGPGEHPTRLVRSSL, from the coding sequence GTGGCTGATGAGGTGGATGTGGCGTCGGTGTTCCCCGAGTTGCAGGAAGAACTCCACGTGGATTGCACGGAGGAAGATCAGCCGGTCCTCCGCCGTGCCGACGGCCGCGCCATCGACACCTGGCGGGAGAACTACCCGCTGGACCACCTGATGTCCCGCGAAGAGTACGAGGCGGTCAAGCGCCCGCTGCAGCTCGAACTGCTGAAGATGCAGTACTGGGTCAAGGAAACCGGGCAGCGCGTGGTGATCCTGTTCGAGGGGCGGGACGCGGCGGGCAAGGGCGGCACCATCAAGCGGTTCACCGAGCACCTCAACCCCCGTGGCGCGCGGGTGGTGGCGCTGGACAAGCCGTCCGAGCGCGAACAGGGGGAGTGGTACTTCCAGCGGTACGCGAAGCACCTCCCCACCGCCGGTGAGATCGTGTTGTTCGACCGCTCCTGGTACAACCGGGCGGGCGTCGAGCGAGTGATGGACTACTGCACCCCGGAGCAGTACCAGCTCTTTCTCAACCAGGCGCCGGTTTTCGAGCGGCTGCTGGTGGACGACGGCGTGCTGCTGATCAAGCTCTGGTTCTCGGTTTCCCGTTCGGAGCAACGGACGCGGTTCCTCATCCGCCAGGTCGATCCGGTGCGGCAGTGGAAACTGAGCGCCAACGACATCGAGTCCCTGGACCGCTGGGACGCCTACACCCAGGCGAAGGTGACCATGATCCGGGCCACCGACACCGAGAGCGCGCCTTGGACGGTGGTCAAGGCCAACGACAAGAAGCGCGCGCGGATCGAGGCCATGCGCAGCGTGCTGGCCAGGACTCCGTACAGCGACCGGGATGACGACGTCGTCGGCGTCCCCGACCCGCGCATCGTGGGCCCGGCGCACACCCTGCTCGAACCCGGTGAGGACGCCTCGGACCTGAGCCCCACGCCGATCGTCCCGGACGCCGAACCCGAGCACGGCCCCGGCGAGCACCCGACGCGGCTGGTCCGGAGTTCGCTCTGA